DNA sequence from the Vicinamibacterales bacterium genome:
CTGCTGCTGGACGAGCCGTCGGCGTCGCTCGATCCGGAGTCGGAACAGTTGATCTTCGAAGGCCTGTCCACGCTGATGGCGGGCCGCACCTCGATCACGATCGCGCACCGCCTGGCCACGGTGCGCCACGCCGACGTGATCTTCGTGCTCGATCACGGCGTGATTGCCGAGCAGGGCACGCACCGCGAGTTGCTCGCCAAGGGCGGCTTGTACGCGCGCCTGTATCGCATCCAGTTTCAGCCCGAAGACCCGGACCGCCCGCTGGCGGTCCCGGAAGCCGCGGCGGTACCAGGGACAGCCGGCGCGGCATGAACGCCGAAAGGAAGACCGACCGTGAAGACTCACCGATTCGCCGCCGTGGTCATGGGCCTCACCGCCTGCGTCCTCTCGGCCGTGGCCGTTGCGGCGGAGATGGAACCACGCACGCTGCGGGCCTACGAGGCCTACGTCGCCTCAGTGCGGCAGGCGTTTCTTGGTGACGGCCCAGGTCCCGCCGGCGACGATCAGACCGGGCACATCACCAGGGTGCCGGGCGGCCTGGTGCATCACTGGCGCGGCGCCACCTTCATTCCCGGCGTGACCCTCGACGACGTGCTCGCCGTCGCCCAGGACTACGACCGTTACGCCGCGATCCACACGCCGGTGCTCGAATCACGATTACTCGCGCGCGAGGGAAACACGTTTCGCGTGTTTGCCAGGATGAAGGAGGGCGGCGGCATGGTGACCGCGGTGCTCGACGTCTGGTCGGTGGTCACCTACGTCCGCGGCGCCGGCGAGGTCCGCGCGCTTGGTGAAGCCAGGACGATTCGGCAGCTCGCGGACGGGGACTGGCGCCGGCCGCGCTATCTGCCGCCCGGGGAGAACAGTGGCTACCTGTGGGCGGCGAACACGTTCACCAGGTTCATGGAGCGCGACGGCGGCGTGCGGGTGGAACTGGACACGCTCGGGTTGAGCCGCAGGTTCCCGAAGTTACTGGGCTGGATCATCGAGCCGATCGTCAGGCGCATTGGCCTCAGCAGCGCCGAGCGCACACTTGCGGAGTTCAGCGCCGCCGTCAGCCAGGCGCGGCCCACAGACAAATGATTGCAGGCCCGAACGGATCGCGACGATAGAATCCTGCGGATGAGGCCGGGTTCGGTGCGTGTCTTGATCTGCGTAATCTGCGTAATCTGCGCCCCTGGTGAATTCATCAGCGGCCCTGGCGTGGCATGGGCGCAATCTGCGTTCGATATCAAGACCATCGATCCCGACACCTTTCGCGCCATCGCGTTCAAGCTGGCCGACGGCCAGCAGCCGAAAATTGACGGCAAGCTGACCGACGAAGCCTGGGCACTGGCGCCGGTGCAGGGCAACTTCGTGCAGCGCGAGCCCGACTACGGGCAGGCCTCGTCCGAGAAGACCGAATTCCGCGTGCTCTACGACGACAAGACGCTGTACTTCGGCGTCTGGGTCTGGGACGACGACCCGGCCGGCATCATGGCCAGCGAAATGAAGCGCGATGCCGGGCTGAACAAGGGCGATCAGATCAAGATCACCATCGACACCTTCCACGATCACCGCAACGCCTTCTACTTCAGCACCAACCCGCTCGGCGCCTACAAGGACGCCAACACCGTCGAAAACGGCCGCACCATCAACTACGACTGGAACGCGGTGTGGGACAACAAGACGACGGTGGATGACAAGGGGTGGTACATCGAGATTGCCATCCCGCTCAGCCAGCTGCGCTTCCGCACCACGATCGGCGAATCGCTGTGGGGCATCAACCTGTGCCGCATCCTCTTCCGCAAGAACGAGGAGTCGTATTGGGTGCCGTTTCCGCGCGAGTGGGGGGCGTCGGGATTCGCGCGCGTCTCGAACGCCGGCCTGTTGAGCGGGTTGAAGAATCTGAAGTCGCGCCGGCGCGTGGAGTTCGTGCCGTTCGTGTTGCCGACCGCGTCGCGCGACTACCTGTCGCACGCCGAGGGCAAGGCCCTTCGACATGGCTCAGGGCAAGCCGACGCGAAGTACGGCGGCGATTTCAAGATTGGCCTCACCAACGACCTGATCGCCGACTTCACCTACCACACCGACTTCGCCCAGGTCGAAGCCGACCAGGAGGTGGTGAACCTCACCCGCTTCAGCCTGTTCTTCCCCGAGAAGCGGCAGTTCTTCACCGAGAGCGCCGGCATCTTCGACTTCGGCAAGGCCGTGGCGGGACTGGGTGGGGAGTCGGCGGCCAACGATCCCGGGTTGCTCGCGCTGTTCTATAGCCGGCGTATCGGCCTGGTCGATGGCCAGCAGATTCCCCTCATCGGCGGCGGCCGCGTCACCGGGCGGATTGGCCAGTTCGCGGTGGGCGTGCTGAACATCGAGAGCGAGGAAGAGACGCTCAACACCCGCCAGATTGCGAATGCCAACTACACCGCCGTGCGCGTGAAGCGCAACGTGCTGGCCAAGTCGAGCATCGGCGCGCTGGTGCTCAACAGCGCCAACGGCATCTCGGACTACAACCGCGCGATTGGCCTCGATGCGGGCCTCGTGCTCGGCCGCTACGTCACCCTCACCAGCCTGTTCGCGAAAACGTTCTCTCCGGGGGTGGTGTCCGGCTCCGATGTGGCGTCCGGCTTCAGCCGGACCTCGGCAGGCGTCGTCGATTTCCTCTGGAAGCACGACAAGTTCAGCTACGGTGCGCAGTACCAGGACATCGGCGCGCAGTTCAACGCCGAGATGGGCTACATCCCGCGCCTGGACATCCGCGCTGGAAAGGTGAGGGGCGGTTGGACCCCGCGGCCCCGGTGGAGGGGCGTGCGGCAGCTGATGTTCAACGGCACCACCGACTACTACGAGAACCACGGCGGCCGCGTCGATTCGCGGACCTCCGAATTCGAGGCGCACATGCAGCGGCAGGACACGTCGAGTGCGCGGGTCTCGGTGACGCGCGAGTACGACAACCTGAGCGCGTCATTCACGACCGCCGGCACCACCTTGCCGGTGGGCGCCTACTCATGGACGACGGCGACCGCCAGTTACTCGTCGAACCGGACCAGGCGCGTGTTCGGCACCGTGGGGGGCGATGCGGGTGGCTACTACAACGGCGACCGCCAGGCCATTCGCGCCAACCTGACCATCCAGGTGGGCAAGACGCTGCTGTTCGAGCCCAACTACACGCACAACCGGGTGCAGCTCCCCGGCCGCGCCGACTACTCGAGCAACGTCCTCAACTTCCGCGTCAGCCACTCGTTCTCGCCGGACTTCTACCTCAAGAGCTTCGTCCAGTACAACGACGACCGCAAGACGGCGAGCTTCAACTTCCTGTGGTGGTATCACTACAAGCCGGGCAGCGACCTCTACGTGGTCTACAACCAGGGCTGGGATATCGATGTGCCGCTGACCTCGAGACAGGTTCCCGACGCCTCGTCGCGCGTCCGCAGCCGCTCGCTCGCGGTGAAGATGACGTACTGGCTGGCGAGGTAAACGCCAAGCGACAGGAGTTCAGGAGAACAGAAGAATATTGTTACTCCTGACCTTCTGTTTAAGGCTTCACTTGACGGTCTCCCGTCTGTGTCGCATCACTTCAATCACCATCGGCAACATCGAGACCAGCACGATGCCGATGGCGACCAGCGAGAAGTTCTCCTTGATCACCGGGACGTTGCCGAACGCGTAGCCGGCGCCGACGCAGACCGCGGTCCACAGCAGCCCGCCGACGACGTTGTAGAAGACGAACGTGGAGGCGTTCATGGCGGCCGCGCCGGCGACGAAGGGCACGAACGTGCGGATGATGGGCGCGAAGCGGCTCGAGACCACGGCGATGCCGCCGTGCTTTTCGAAGAACTGGTGGGCCTTGTCGAGGTGTTGTCGATTGAGCAGCTTGTGCAGCAGGCCCTGCGTGTCGGTGGCGCCGAACACCCGCGGTCCAATCACCCGGCCAATGGCGTAGTTGACGGTGTTGCCGAGGATGGCGGCCACTGCAATCAGGACGAACACCAGCGTGATGTCCATGGCGCCGGCGGCGGCCAGCGCCCCGGCCGCAAACAGCAGCGAGTCGCCGGGAAGAAAGGGTGTGACGACGAGGCCGGTCTCCGCGAAGATCACCGTGAACAAACCCGCGTAGACCCAGATGCCGTACTGCGCGACGAATTCCGCCAGGTGAACGTCGAGGTGAAGAAACAAATCGATCAGGTATTCCATGTGTGTATATAGAGTAGTTCAAACGGCCGCGGTGCCTGGCTGCCACGGTGTTGCTAAGAGGCAACGAATGAAACGGCTATTGATTGCTCTGTGTCTCTGTGTCTCTGTGGCCGCTGTGTGGGCACAGGACGGTCCGCCGAAGGATCCGAATGCCACCCGCACGGCGGACCTGGTGGAGCTGGTGAAGCTCGATCCTACGATCAAGCTCGACATCCGCTACGCCGGCACCAACAACTTTCTCGGCAAGCCGGTCTACCAGGAGGCGCGCGCCTTCCTGCAGCGGCCCGCCGCGGAGGCGCTGCTGGCCGCGCACAAGGACCTCGCGAAAGACGGTTACGGCCTGCTGATCCACGACGGCTACCGGCCGTGGGCCATCACCAAGTTGTTCTGGGACATGACCAGCGGCTTTCAGCGTGAGTTCGTCGCCAACCCCAAGACCGGGTCAAAGCACAATCGCGGCTGCGCGGTTGACCTGAGCATGTACGACCTGGCGACGGGGCAGGTGGTGGAGATGCCGGGCGGCTACGACGAGATGACGCCGCGGTCGTATCCCGACTACACCGGCGGCCCGCCGGAGGCGCGCGCCAGGCGCGACCGTCTCCGCCAGGCGATGGAGCGTCACGGGTTCACCGTGGAGCCCAACGAGTGGTGGCATTTCAACTACAAGGATTGGACGCAGTACCCAATCCTCGACATCGCCTTCAGCGCGATTCGGTAGCGCCCCAGAGGTGCTTCGTGAACCAGTCGAGATTCTGCCGCATGGCGCGTGAACGCGCTGTTTCTGGAAGAACAGCAGAGCTGGCATCCTGGTGTGGGGCGGTGGCTTGACAGGTAATCCCGCAGGAGCCACAGTCATTAATTGAGGCTCCCCAGCCACGCGCGCCGACGAGGGATGCGGGGTCCACAGTGGTCGTTCAATTCAAGGAGCTCAGATGCGTAATGTGATTTCGATGGTTGCGGGCGCCGCGTTCGTGGCCGCCCTGGCGATTCCGGCGTTTGCCGCCGACATGACCGTGAAGGGTGAAGTGGTCGATATTGCGTGCGCGACCTCGAAGAAGGAAGCCGGCAAGGGCGCGGCCCACGCCAGCTGCGCGATGTCGTGCGCCAAGAGTGGCCAGCCGGTGGGCATTCTCACCGCCGACGCCATCTACACGGTGACCGGCGACTACATCGCCAACAAGAACGCCAAGATGCTCGACTTCGTCGCCAAGACCGTCATCGTGACCGGCGAAGTGACCGAGAAGGACGGCGTCAAGTCGATCAACGTCAAGTCGATCAAGCTCGCGAACTAGACAACATCCGATCCGGCGTCCGCCTTGATGCGGCTACCGCTTCACGAGTTCGACGCGACGGTTCTTCGCCCGTCCTTCCTCTGAGTCGTTCGAGGCCACGGGCGCATAGGGACCATCGCCATAGGCCTTGAGGCGCGCAGCCTCGATACCGGGCGTGCGAACGATCGCCTGCACGACCGACTGGGCGCGGTCCTGGGAGAGCTTGATGTTCCCCTCCAGGGCGCCCACGTTGTCGGTGTGGCCGACGACGTAGAGATTCAAGCTCGCGTCGGCCTTCAGGAGCTTCGCCACCTCCGCAATCGCCGGCGCCGATTCGGGCTTGAGTTCGGACTTGCCGGTCTCGAAGTAGATTCCCTCGACCGCGATGTGGCCCGTCGTCCTGAGGCCGCTGGCGAACGCACCGGCGTTGGCGACGATGTCCTGGACCATCCCCGCCTTCTCCACGATGGTCAGGATGTACTGGCCCGTGAAATCGGCCCATACTTCGATCCACAGCTCCCTGCCGTCCTTGGTGAGCTTCAGGGTTTCTTTGCTCGAATCGGTCGCAACGACGGTCCCCCCGATTTCCTTCACGGCGTTTTCAACGTTCCGCAGCACCTGCAGCGTGCTTGGCTTGATCGTGAGATTGGCAGGCGGCTGGTATCTGATGTTCGTGAACTGGCCTTCCACCCGGGCTGTTTTTCCCTGGCCGATGCTGAACGCAAATCCGTCGAACTGCTTCAGCGTACACGCCTGAATCCAGTAGTCGGGTATCCGGGTAAGGAGCGGGTGGTCCTTGCAGTTGGCGGCGTCCTTCTGTTGCGCCGCAGCGGGGACGGCGGCAATCGACAGGGCGAGAACGCCCAGCAGCACGTGCGATGTTCTTTTCATGGTCGGATCTTTCTCGTGGTCATGTCGGGGGGGGCCATCGGGGCTGGCGCCGAGTTCACCGCGGCCGCTCGGCGAGCGCGCGGCGCGCGGCCGCAGCCACGCCAGGGACGGGATCGTTCAATAGGCGCTTGAGTTCAGCCGTCTCCTCGTCAGTCGGGCCGATGAGGCCGATCGCATCGGCCGCCGCCTTGCGCAGTTCCGGGTCGTCGCTCCGTAAGACAGGCACCAGAATCGGCAGGTAGGCCGGATCGGCGGTGGAGCCGATCATCTCCAGATCCGCCTTCAAGATGCGAACGGCGTCTGCGCGCAGTTGCGGCGGGCTCTCGGTGCCCATCTGCGCAAAGCGGCGGACGACGTCGGTCCCGGTCTGTTGCGCGTTGGCGAACGGTGATTGCGGCGATGTCTTCGCTGCGCCAGCAGATTCGCTGGCGGTGCGATCTTCAGCGGCTCGATTCGCCGAGCGATTCGCGATCGAGGCCAGGACGATCACCAGCACCAGCACGCCGGCGACCGCGCCCCAGAACTTGCCCATCGTTCCCGGCACCAGCGTTCGTGTCACGGCCAGCGAGCGCTCGAGCGTGGCTTCGCTTTCGGCACGGGCCCTATCGATCGCGGCGACCCGTGCCGTCTGCTCGGATAGGACGGACGCGTTGACCCGCGCATCGTACAGGCTCTCTCCGAGCCGTCCGAAATGTTCGCGGCGCTCCTGCTGCGCGGTGTTCGACTGCTGTGCGGCGCCGTCCAGCCCGGATCGCACACGGCCCAACTCTCCGTCGATCCGCCCGAGCGCGGCCTTCTGCTCGGCGTCGATGCCGGCGATCTGCGAGGCGCATTCCTGGCTCTCGGCCGACAGCCGGCGATCTTCGGCCGCAAGGCCGGGCAGTTCGCTGCGTGCTGCCGTCAGCTTCGGTCCCAGTTCGGCTTGTTCCGCGGCGAGCCGTGACCGTCGCCCGGTGGCCGTCTGCGCCTTCGCGGGATCCGCGCCGCCCGCAGCCAGGTCGCGATCGACGGCCGCGAACTCCGCGGGGATTGCGGCGAGGCGTGCTTCAGCATGGGCCATCGTCCGCTCGCACCCGGCTTTGCGCGACCGGAATTGACCGAGGGCGGCGTCTATCGGATTCTTCTTGTCGAGCACCGCTTGCCGACGGCTGGTGAACGTGTCCACCTCCGCGCGCCGTTCCTGCTCGAGCGAGGCCTTCCTGCTCTCGAGCGCGCTCTTGGTCTGCGAAATCTCGCCGACGCGCGCATCGAGCGCCGTCAGCCGATCGCGCAGCTCGGAGAACGACGAGAGATCGATCTGTTCGTCCCACGCACGCTGTCCCAGCGCCGTCAGCGCCGCCGCGCGCTCCGCCGCCTGCTGCCGAATCGTCCGGCGCATCGTGAAGCGGGCATATCGGCGCTGCAGCTCGTGAAAGCCGGCGGCCAGGAAGTGTCCGCGCGCGATCTCGACGGCGGGCTGCGTGTCCGTCATGTGTGTGTCCTTCAATGAATCGACTGGCCGTAAGTGCGAACTCGATCCACCGCCTGCTGGACGCGCTCCCGCCGCGCGTTTCGTGCGTCCTGATTGTCCTGGTCGGTCGTCTCCTCCTCGGCGCACGGCTTGTTGCAATGCGTGCGCTTTTCGGTGTCGGCCGAGCAGGTGTCCGGATCGTTGCAGTCGGTGTCATCGTCGCCGGACGGCGATCCGCCGTCGCACTTGTCCGCACCGGCGCCGCCGCTACACTGGTCGACGCCGTCTCCGGCCTCCATCTGGTCGTCCCCATCACCGCCGTCGATGATGTCGTCGCCCCCGCCGCCGTCGATGTGATCCGATCCGGCCTCCCCGGACACGCGGTCGTCTCCGGCTTCACCGAAGATCAGATCCATCCCTGGGCCACCGTGAATCTCGTCGTCACCCGGCCCGCCGTGCAGGCCGCAGTCGAGCCCGGACATGCGGATGGTCGTGCCATTGGGGCCCGGAGCCCAGTACACGCCGCAGCCCCTGTCGTCGCCCTCGCCGCCGTCGATGAAATCATTTCCCTCGCCGCCCCCGATGGAGTCCCAGTTGGCCTCCCCGAACAGCCGGTCGTTTCCCCCGTCGCCGAACATGAGGTCCATCCCGGATCCGCCATGGATCTCATCGTTGCCCGGTCCGCCGTGCAGGCCGCAGATGTCGCTGCCGCATCCGTTGGCGTCGCCCTCGCCGCCGTCGATGAAGTCGGCGCCCTCGCCGCCATGGATCGCGTCCAACCCCCCTTGGCCGAACAGGCGGTCGTCACCGCCGTCGCCGTAGATCAGATCGATGCCCGGGCCACCGTGGATCACGTCGTTGCCCGGCCCGCCGTGTAGGCCGCAGATCTCGTCGCCGCATCCGTTGGCGTCGCCGTCGCCGCCCTCGATGTCGTCGTTGCCCTCACCGCCATGGATCGCGTCCAACCCCGCGCCGCCGAACAGGCGGTCGTCACCGGCGTCGCCGTAGATCAGATCGACGCCGGGCCCGCCGTGGATCTCGTCGTTGCCCGGTCCGCCGCGCAGCCCGCACGCGACTCCCGCGGTGCGCACGAGTGTGCCGTTGGTGTCGAAGCTGAAAGAAGCGGGGCACCCGTTGGCGTCGCCCTCGCCGCCGTCGATGAAGTCATTGCCATCGCCGCCGTTGATCGCATCCCACTCGGCGTCGCCGAACAGCCGGTCGTTTCCCTCGTCGCCGAAGATGTGATCCATCCCGGATCCGCCGTGGATCTCATCGTTGCCCGGTCCGCCGCAGATGATGTCGTTGCCGTCTCCGCCGCGGATGACATCGTCGCCGCCGAGTCCGACGATGACATCGTCGCCGGGCGTGCCGGCGAGGACATCGGGGCCCTCAGTGCCGACGATCGTCGCAGGCTGGTCGTTGCACGCGGGCTGAGCCGTCGCGCGATCGGCGCCCACCAAGAGCAGGCCGGCCGCCGCACACACAACGAGCAGGGGTGTCTTCATAGCAGCTTGGCAAATGCTACACCTAGCGGTGGCGCCTGGCAGAGGATTCCATCTGCCGGCTCTTCGTCACCCACGAATTGGGCGGGAAGAGTCCCCGCCTGAGACGATGGGCACGTATAATGCGATAGCCGTTACAAACGGGAGGAGGACACGTGAAGGCGACAGTGCTCGGTCTCGTGCTCGTTGGCCTCGCGACGGGGTCTTGCTCGAAGGCTCCCGCTACGACGGATCAGCCCCTCCTCGGGCATTGGCGCCAGACCTCCGAACAGATCGCGGCTGCCGAGCCCGGCTGGCGTCACGCCGCTCCTGGCGCCGCCCCTGTCGCCGCTGAAGAAGGCAAGGCCGGCGCCACGCGCCAGGTCGATCTGTATATCGACCAGCAGACGATGTGGACCGTGAGTCCCGATGAGCCGACGCGTCAGGAGGTGTACTCGACCTCCAATGTCGACCAGCAGCGCGGCACCCTGGTCTTGCAGGTCGGCCCGCCCGGTGGGGCGGGGACGGCCGCGATGGTGGCGTTTTCCGAGGACCGCAGGCAACTGCGGCAGACCCGGACGATTGCATCGCCCGCCGGAACCTTCAACGTGACGACCGCCTACACTCGCGTGGACGACAAGACGGCACCCTAGGTCTCCCGCCGATCGTGCTGATGCCTTCCGTTGACTCGGCGCCGCGGCGGGTGGCCGCCCTGATCGTCTTGGGAGCGGCGCTCGTCTACGCCAATGCGTTTCAGGGTCTGTTTCATCTCGACGACGCGGCGATCCTCCGAGATCCGCGGATCTCGAGCGTGACGGATTACGTGGCCCACCTGCCGGGAATGATCCGCCCCGCGCTGCGATTCAGCTTCCTCGTCGATCGCGCGGTCTGGGGCGAGAACCCCTCGGGCTATCACCTGCTGAATGTGTTGTTCCACATCGGCAGCGTCTTCTTCTTCTATTTGATCGCGCGGCATCTCGCCGGCGGCGATCCGGGTCCTTCGCGTCGTGCGTCAAGGGAGATTGTCCCCGTCTGGGCCGCGCTGCTGTTTCTCGTTCACCCGATCGCCACCGAGACCGTCACCTACGTCTCGGGACGCGCCACCGGCATGATGGCGTTCTTCTATCTGGCAGGGTTGTACTGCTATCTTCGCGCGACCGCCGCCACGAGACCATCCGAGGCCCGCGTCGCGTCCTGGCCGTACGCGGCTGCGATCGCGTGCTTCGCGCTGTCGCTGCTCTCGAAAGAGATCGCCATTACATTTCCGCTGGCGCTGCTGCTCGTCGAGTTCGTCGCGCGACGGCGGAGGGGTTCCCAATTCCGGCAGGCCGTCTGGCGCTTCCATCTTCCGTTCTGGGGCGTGCTGGCCGGCTTCCTGTGCGCTGCCGCGCTGACGCCGCGCTACGTGTATCTGCTCAGCGTCAGCCGTCATATCCGTCCGATATCCGAGAACCTGATCGCGCAGGTCCACGCCGTGGCCTACGCGCTGACCCTGTTCGTGCTTCCGGGCCGTCTCAGCATCGAGCACAACTTCGCCCCGGCTGGTTCCCTCTTCGTGTGGCCGGCGTTCGGCTCGCTGCTGCTGATCGCGGCGCTTGTGGCAGTGGCAGTGGCGTGCGTGCGCAAACACCCAATCGTGGCGTTCGGCCTCTTCTGGTTCCTCCTCCAGCTTCTGCCCACCAACAGCGTCCTCGCTCGCTACGATCTGCTGAGTGAGCGCAACCTGTATCTGGCAGCGCCGGGCCTCTTTTTCGCGATTGCCTCCTCATGGTCGGCGTGTATCGCATGGGTGATGGAGTCGATGCCGCGTCCAGCGGCGCGCGTCTCGCAAGCCTCCGCGTATGTTCTTCCGTTTGTCCTCGTTCCGCTTCTCGCTATGGCGACGGTGGACCGCAACGCCGTCTACGCGTCGCCGGTCCGGTTCTGGGCCGATGCCGTGCGGAAGGCGCCGTCGAAAGCGAGGCCGCACGTCAATCTGGGATACGCGTACTACCTCGCTGGCGATTTCGACAAGGCGATTTCGGAATTTCGACGGGCGCTGGCGATCGATCGCGACGATCCGGTGGCACAGGCCAACCTGCTCGCTGTCTGGAAACTGAAGGAGACCGAGTGATTAGACTCCGCTCGACGGAAATCGGGCTCACGGAGGCCCCCCGAGGCGCACCAGGCGTGAACCTTGCGTATACTCACGCCAGTTGGAGGCCGCGATGATCAAGCGCATGGCATTAGGCGTGGGGCTGCTGGGGGTGATCCTGCTCGGGCAGGCGACCACGATGGGACAGTCGCGCGGGCCCGTGACGCTCGCGCTTACCGGCGACTCGATCATCACGCAGAGAATCTCGCCGTTCAAGGAGCCGGAGTTCACCGGCCTCATGGACATGATCCGCGGCGCCGACGCCGCGTTCACCAACCTCGAAACGCTGTTCCACGACTACGAAGCGCCGCCGGCGCACGAGAGCGGCGGCACGTGGATGCGCACCGATCCGCCGATCCTCAAGGATCTGGCGTGGGCCGGGTTCGACCTGGTCTCGCGTGCCAACAACCACGCCGGCGACTTCGGGCCGCTCGGCGCGCAGATCACGAGCAAGTACGTTCGCGAGGCCGGGCTGGTCGAAGCCGGAGTGGGCAACAGCCTGACCGAAGCCCGCGAGGCGAAGTTCCTGGAAACGCCGCGCGCGCGCATCGCGCTGATCGCGGCCGCGTCCACGTTCACGCCGCATTCGCGCGCCGGCAATACGCGCGGCGACATGCCGGCGCGGCCTGGCCTGAGCCCGCTGCGCTTCACCACCACCTACGTCGTTTCTCCGGATCGGCTCGCTGATTTGAAGCGGGTCGCGTCGGAGTTGTCCGGACAACCACCGGCCGCCGGGGACACGTTGAACTTTGGCGGACGCCGCTACGAGTCGGGCGCCACGCCCGGGCCGCGGACCGAGCCCAACCAGCAGGACGTCGAGGAGATCGCGCGGGTGGTTCGTTCCGCCGCCACGCTTGCCGACATCGTGATCGTCTCGCTGCACGGCCACGAGAGCGGCGTCAACCGGTCCGTGCCGGCGGACTTCATCCCCATCTT
Encoded proteins:
- a CDS encoding DUF5916 domain-containing protein; the encoded protein is MAWAQSAFDIKTIDPDTFRAIAFKLADGQQPKIDGKLTDEAWALAPVQGNFVQREPDYGQASSEKTEFRVLYDDKTLYFGVWVWDDDPAGIMASEMKRDAGLNKGDQIKITIDTFHDHRNAFYFSTNPLGAYKDANTVENGRTINYDWNAVWDNKTTVDDKGWYIEIAIPLSQLRFRTTIGESLWGINLCRILFRKNEESYWVPFPREWGASGFARVSNAGLLSGLKNLKSRRRVEFVPFVLPTASRDYLSHAEGKALRHGSGQADAKYGGDFKIGLTNDLIADFTYHTDFAQVEADQEVVNLTRFSLFFPEKRQFFTESAGIFDFGKAVAGLGGESAANDPGLLALFYSRRIGLVDGQQIPLIGGGRVTGRIGQFAVGVLNIESEEETLNTRQIANANYTAVRVKRNVLAKSSIGALVLNSANGISDYNRAIGLDAGLVLGRYVTLTSLFAKTFSPGVVSGSDVASGFSRTSAGVVDFLWKHDKFSYGAQYQDIGAQFNAEMGYIPRLDIRAGKVRGGWTPRPRWRGVRQLMFNGTTDYYENHGGRVDSRTSEFEAHMQRQDTSSARVSVTREYDNLSASFTTAGTTLPVGAYSWTTATASYSSNRTRRVFGTVGGDAGGYYNGDRQAIRANLTIQVGKTLLFEPNYTHNRVQLPGRADYSSNVLNFRVSHSFSPDFYLKSFVQYNDDRKTASFNFLWWYHYKPGSDLYVVYNQGWDIDVPLTSRQVPDASSRVRSRSLAVKMTYWLAR
- a CDS encoding DedA family protein, whose product is MEYLIDLFLHLDVHLAEFVAQYGIWVYAGLFTVIFAETGLVVTPFLPGDSLLFAAGALAAAGAMDITLVFVLIAVAAILGNTVNYAIGRVIGPRVFGATDTQGLLHKLLNRQHLDKAHQFFEKHGGIAVVSSRFAPIIRTFVPFVAGAAAMNASTFVFYNVVGGLLWTAVCVGAGYAFGNVPVIKENFSLVAIGIVLVSMLPMVIEVMRHRRETVK
- a CDS encoding M15 family metallopeptidase; its protein translation is MAAVWAQDGPPKDPNATRTADLVELVKLDPTIKLDIRYAGTNNFLGKPVYQEARAFLQRPAAEALLAAHKDLAKDGYGLLIHDGYRPWAITKLFWDMTSGFQREFVANPKTGSKHNRGCAVDLSMYDLATGQVVEMPGGYDEMTPRSYPDYTGGPPEARARRDRLRQAMERHGFTVEPNEWWHFNYKDWTQYPILDIAFSAIR
- a CDS encoding OmpA family protein, with amino-acid sequence MKRTSHVLLGVLALSIAAVPAAAQQKDAANCKDHPLLTRIPDYWIQACTLKQFDGFAFSIGQGKTARVEGQFTNIRYQPPANLTIKPSTLQVLRNVENAVKEIGGTVVATDSSKETLKLTKDGRELWIEVWADFTGQYILTIVEKAGMVQDIVANAGAFASGLRTTGHIAVEGIYFETGKSELKPESAPAIAEVAKLLKADASLNLYVVGHTDNVGALEGNIKLSQDRAQSVVQAIVRTPGIEAARLKAYGDGPYAPVASNDSEEGRAKNRRVELVKR
- a CDS encoding HEAT repeat domain-containing protein, giving the protein MTDTQPAVEIARGHFLAAGFHELQRRYARFTMRRTIRQQAAERAAALTALGQRAWDEQIDLSSFSELRDRLTALDARVGEISQTKSALESRKASLEQERRAEVDTFTSRRQAVLDKKNPIDAALGQFRSRKAGCERTMAHAEARLAAIPAEFAAVDRDLAAGGADPAKAQTATGRRSRLAAEQAELGPKLTAARSELPGLAAEDRRLSAESQECASQIAGIDAEQKAALGRIDGELGRVRSGLDGAAQQSNTAQQERREHFGRLGESLYDARVNASVLSEQTARVAAIDRARAESEATLERSLAVTRTLVPGTMGKFWGAVAGVLVLVIVLASIANRSANRAAEDRTASESAGAAKTSPQSPFANAQQTGTDVVRRFAQMGTESPPQLRADAVRILKADLEMIGSTADPAYLPILVPVLRSDDPELRKAAADAIGLIGPTDEETAELKRLLNDPVPGVAAAARRALAERPR
- a CDS encoding calcium-binding protein, producing the protein MKTPLLVVCAAAGLLLVGADRATAQPACNDQPATIVGTEGPDVLAGTPGDDVIVGLGGDDVIRGGDGNDIICGGPGNDEIHGGSGMDHIFGDEGNDRLFGDAEWDAINGGDGNDFIDGGEGDANGCPASFSFDTNGTLVRTAGVACGLRGGPGNDEIHGGPGVDLIYGDAGDDRLFGGAGLDAIHGGEGNDDIEGGDGDANGCGDEICGLHGGPGNDVIHGGPGIDLIYGDGGDDRLFGQGGLDAIHGGEGADFIDGGEGDANGCGSDICGLHGGPGNDEIHGGSGMDLMFGDGGNDRLFGEANWDSIGGGEGNDFIDGGEGDDRGCGVYWAPGPNGTTIRMSGLDCGLHGGPGDDEIHGGPGMDLIFGEAGDDRVSGEAGSDHIDGGGGDDIIDGGDGDDQMEAGDGVDQCSGGAGADKCDGGSPSGDDDTDCNDPDTCSADTEKRTHCNKPCAEEETTDQDNQDARNARRERVQQAVDRVRTYGQSIH
- a CDS encoding tetratricopeptide repeat protein, with protein sequence MAALIVLGAALVYANAFQGLFHLDDAAILRDPRISSVTDYVAHLPGMIRPALRFSFLVDRAVWGENPSGYHLLNVLFHIGSVFFFYLIARHLAGGDPGPSRRASREIVPVWAALLFLVHPIATETVTYVSGRATGMMAFFYLAGLYCYLRATAATRPSEARVASWPYAAAIACFALSLLSKEIAITFPLALLLVEFVARRRRGSQFRQAVWRFHLPFWGVLAGFLCAAALTPRYVYLLSVSRHIRPISENLIAQVHAVAYALTLFVLPGRLSIEHNFAPAGSLFVWPAFGSLLLIAALVAVAVACVRKHPIVAFGLFWFLLQLLPTNSVLARYDLLSERNLYLAAPGLFFAIASSWSACIAWVMESMPRPAARVSQASAYVLPFVLVPLLAMATVDRNAVYASPVRFWADAVRKAPSKARPHVNLGYAYYLAGDFDKAISEFRRALAIDRDDPVAQANLLAVWKLKETE